From a region of the Campylobacter concisus genome:
- the tssC gene encoding type VI secretion system contractile sheath large subunit has translation MSETKVKTPIIESIMQRSKYSKDDESYSVVKQGVAEFISNIITTNNAEDKINKLALDEMIAHIDTLLSAQMDEILHNKSFQELESTWRGIRFLVERTNFNENVKIDLLDATKEEILDDFENNLDITQSTLYKQIYSAEYGQFGGEPVGAIVADYELDKSNQDMTFLNKMSSIAAMSHSPLLTSLSAKFFGLDNFGELENIKDLKSMLEGPQYTRWRTFRENEDAKYTGCMVNRFLTRSPYVPEDNPIKSFNYRETVNNHDDMLWGNGAYAFATRLTDSFADYRWCGNIIGPKGGGAVKDLPTYTYENYGSIQTKIPTEVLITDRREFELSENGFIALTLRRDSNNAAFFSANSALKPKIFPNTPEGKAAETNFRLGTQLPYVFLISRLAHYLKVLQREEIGTWKERSDVERGLNEWLRQYISDQENPPADVRSRRPFRSAKVIVSDIAGEPGWYKIELLARPHFKFMGANFELSLVGKLDKE, from the coding sequence ATGTCTGAAACTAAAGTTAAAACTCCTATCATTGAAAGCATAATGCAAAGGAGTAAATATTCAAAAGATGACGAGAGTTATAGTGTTGTAAAGCAAGGAGTTGCTGAGTTTATTTCAAATATAATAACAACAAATAATGCCGAAGATAAAATAAATAAGCTCGCACTTGATGAGATGATAGCTCACATTGATACCCTTTTATCTGCTCAAATGGATGAAATTTTACATAATAAATCTTTTCAAGAGCTAGAATCAACTTGGCGTGGAATTAGATTTTTGGTCGAGAGAACAAATTTTAATGAAAATGTAAAAATTGATCTTTTAGACGCTACAAAAGAAGAAATTTTAGATGATTTTGAAAATAATCTAGACATAACTCAAAGTACACTTTATAAACAAATTTATTCAGCCGAATATGGACAATTTGGTGGTGAGCCAGTTGGTGCGATAGTGGCTGATTATGAGCTAGATAAATCAAATCAAGATATGACTTTTTTAAATAAAATGTCATCAATTGCTGCAATGAGCCATTCACCACTTCTCACATCTCTTTCTGCTAAATTTTTTGGACTTGACAACTTTGGTGAGCTTGAAAACATAAAAGATCTAAAAAGCATGCTAGAAGGCCCACAATATACAAGATGGAGAACTTTTAGAGAAAATGAAGATGCAAAATACACAGGTTGTATGGTAAATAGATTTCTTACAAGATCTCCTTATGTGCCAGAAGATAACCCTATAAAGAGCTTTAATTATAGAGAAACTGTAAATAATCACGATGATATGCTTTGGGGCAACGGAGCTTATGCTTTCGCAACAAGACTTACAGATAGTTTTGCTGATTACAGATGGTGTGGCAACATCATTGGCCCAAAAGGTGGCGGTGCTGTAAAAGACCTACCGACATATACTTATGAGAATTATGGAAGCATTCAAACAAAAATTCCAACTGAAGTTTTGATTACAGACAGAAGAGAATTCGAACTTTCAGAAAATGGTTTTATCGCTCTTACTTTAAGAAGAGACAGTAATAATGCCGCATTTTTCTCAGCAAACTCTGCACTAAAGCCTAAAATTTTTCCAAATACTCCAGAAGGTAAAGCTGCTGAGACAAATTTCAGGCTTGGAACACAGTTGCCTTATGTATTTTTAATCTCTCGTTTAGCCCACTATCTAAAAGTACTTCAAAGAGAAGAGATAGGTACTTGGAAAGAGCGTAGTGACGTTGAACGCGGCTTAAATGAGTGGTTAAGACAATACATCTCAGATCAGGAGAATCCACCAGCAGATGTTAGAAGTAGAAGACCATTTAGAAGCGCAAAAGTAATCGTCAGTGATATAGCTGGCGAGCCTGGATGGTACAAAATAGAGCTTTTGGCTAGACCTCACTTTAAATTTATGGGAGCAAATTTCGAGCTTTCTTTGGTCGGAAAACTAGACAAAGAGTAA